A window from Anser cygnoides isolate HZ-2024a breed goose chromosome 1, Taihu_goose_T2T_genome, whole genome shotgun sequence encodes these proteins:
- the SLC5A3 gene encoding sodium/myo-inositol cotransporter, protein MRASLETADIAIVALYFVLVMCIGFFAMWKYNRSTVSGYFLAGRSMTWVAIGASLFVSNIGSEHFIGLAGSGAASGFAVGAWEFNALMLLQLLGWVFVPVYIRSGVYTMPEYLSKRFGGHRIQIYFAALSLILYIFTKLSVDLYSGALFIQESLGWNLYLSVILLIGMTALLTVTGGLVAVIYTDTLQALLMIIGALTLMILSILEVGGFEEVKRRYMLASPNITSILLTYNISTTDSCNVDPKPDALKMLREPTDEDIPWPGFLLGQTPASVWYWCADQVIVQRVLAAKNIAHAKGSTLMAGFLKLLPMFIIVVPGMISRILFADDIACINPEHCFQVCGSRAGCSNIAYPRLVMKLVPVGLRGLMMAVMIAALMSDLDSIFNSASTIFTLDVYKLIRKSATSRELMIVGRVFVAFMVVISIAWVPIIVEMQGGQMYLYIQEVADYLTPPVAALFLMGIFWKRCNEQGAFYGGMAGFVLGAIRLVLAFIYRAPECNQPDTRPSFIKNIHYMYVATALFWITGIVTFIVSLLTPPPTKEQVRTTTFWAVRNRNVKENTAKGELYKVQEKNILRCNENANHIIPNGKSEENIKNIKPEDINLLVTCRDDSNPVISVSHSEVETPVDCYSNGQAALMGEKKREEETDDRERHLKFIDWFCGFKSKNMNKRAVREIEEETVCLQMLEETPKVKLLLNTGLVCVCSLGIFMFVYFSL, encoded by the coding sequence atgAGGGCTTCTTTGGAAACAGCAGACATTGCCATTGTGGCTCTGTACTTCGTGCTTGTAATGTGCATAGGTTTTTTTGCCATGTGGAAATACAATCGAAGCACCGTAAGTGGCTACTTCTTGGCAGGGCGTTCTATGACCTGGGTAGCTATCGGTGCATCTTTGTTTGTGAGCAATATTGGAAGTGAACATTTCATTGGGCTCGCAGGATCTGGAGCGGCAAGTGGATTTGCAGTAGGTGCATGGGAATTCAACGCCTTAATGCTTTTGCAGCTTTTAGGATGGGTCTTCGTCCCCGTCTACATCCGGTCAGGAGTGTACACCATGCCTGAATACCTGTCCAAGCGTTTTGGAGGGCATAGAATTCAAATCTATTTTGCAGCGTTGTCTCTAATTCTTTATATCTTCACCAAACTTTCAGTTGACTTGTATTCAGGGGCACTTTTTATTCAAGAATCGCTAGGTTGGAACCTCTATTTGTCAGTAATCCTCCTTATTGGAATGACTGCGCTGTTGACTGTGACTGGAGGTCTTGTGGCTGTCATCTACACAGACACCCTTCAAGCTCTGCTTATGATTATCGGTGCCCTCACACTTATGATCTTAAGTATTCTGGAGGTTGGTGGGTTTGAAGAAGTTAAAAGAAGGTATATGTTAGCATCACCAAATATTACGTCTATCTTGTTAACCTACAACATTTCCACTACCGATTCCTGCAATGTGGACCCAAAGCCTGATGCTCTTAAAATGTTGCGCGAGCCAACAGATGAAGATATTCCCTGGCCTGGATTTTTGTTGGGACAGACCCCAGCTTCTGTCTGGTACTGGTGTGCTGACCAAGTCATAGTTCAGAGAGTTTTAGCTGCAAAAAACATTGCTCATGCCAAAGGATCCACTCTGATGGCAGGCTTCTTAAAGTTGCTGCCAATGTTTATTATAGTTGTCCCAGGGATGATTTCACGAATACTGTTTGCAGATGATATCGCCTGCATTAATCCAGAACACTGCTTTCAAGTCTGCGGGAGCAGAGCTGGATGCTCTAACATTGCCTACCCACGGTTGGTGATGAAACTTGTACCAGTTGGTCTGCGGGGACTGATGATGGCTGTGATGATTGCTGCACTGATGAGTGACTTGGACTCTATATTCAACAGTGCCAGCACCATATTCACGCTTGATGTCTACAAACTCATTCGGAAGAGCGCGACGTCTAGAGAACTGATGATTGTAGGAAGAGTCTTTGTGGCGTTCATGGTAGTTATAAGCATTGCCTGGGTCCCAATAATCGTAGAAATGCAAGGCGGTCAGATGTACCTTTATATTCAAGAGGTAGCAGACTATCTGACCCCACCGGTGGCTGCTCTGTTTCTTATGGGTATATTTTGGAAGCGTTGCAATGAACAGGGGGCGTTTTATGGTGGAATGGCTGGGTTTGTCCTCGGCGCGATACGGTTGGTACTGGCGTTTATCTATCGCGCTCCAGAGTGTAACCAGCCAGATACTAGGCCAAGCTTTATCAAAAACATCCATTACATGTATGTCGCTACGGCTCTGTTCTGGATCACTGGGATTGTGACCTTTATAGTAAGCCTGCTTACGCCTCCGCCTACAAAGGAACAGGTTCGGACAACCACTTTCTGGGCTGTGAGAAACAGGAATGTAAAAGAGAATACTGCGAAGGGGGAGCTGTACAAAGTGCAAGAAAAGAACATCTTGAGGTGCAATGAAAACGCTAATCATATCATTCCAAATGGcaaatctgaagaaaacattaaaaatattaagccTGAGGATATCAATCTTCTGGTCACTTGCAGAGATGACAGCAACCCAGTGATTTCTGTAAGTCACTCTGAAGTCGAGACACCAGTTGATTGCTATTCGAACGGACAAGCAGCTTTGATGGGTGAGAAAAAGCGCGAGGAAGAAACTGATGATAGAGAGAGACATTTGAAATTCATAGATTGGTTCTGTGgctttaaaagtaaaaacatgaACAAGAGAGCTGTTCGGG